From a single Bacillus gobiensis genomic region:
- the spoIIID gene encoding sporulation transcriptional regulator SpoIIID has protein sequence MHDYIKERTIKIGKYIVETKKTVRVIAKEFGVSKSTVHKDLTERLPEINPDLANEVKEILDYHKSIRHLRGGEATKLKYKKEDILEGEPVQ, from the coding sequence GTGCACGATTACATCAAAGAGCGTACAATCAAGATTGGCAAGTATATCGTGGAGACAAAGAAAACAGTTCGCGTGATAGCGAAGGAGTTTGGAGTTTCCAAAAGTACCGTCCACAAGGATTTAACAGAAAGGCTGCCCGAAATTAACCCAGATTTGGCCAATGAGGTAAAAGAAATTCTTGATTATCATAAATCCATTAGACATTTAAGAGGAGGAGAGGCAACAAAGCTCAAATATAAGAAAGAGGATATTTTAGAAGGAGAGCCTGTACAATAA
- the mbl gene encoding cell shape-determining protein Mbl, whose product MFARDIGIDLGTANVLIHVKGKGIVLDEPSVVALDKNSGKVLAVGEEARRMVGRTPGNIVAIRPLKDGVIADFEVTEAMLKYFINKLNVKGLFSKPRMLICCPTNITSVEQKAIKEAAEKSGGKQVYLEEEPKVAAIGAGMDIFQPTGNMVVDIGGGTTDIAVISMGDIVTASSIKMAGDKFDLEILNYIKKEYKLLIGERTAEDIKMKVATVFPDARNEEISIRGRDMVSGLPRTISVTSKEVEGALRESVSVIVQAAKSVLERTPPELSADIIDRGVIITGGGALLNGLDQLLAEELKVPVLVAENPMHCVAIGTGVMLDNMDRLPKRKLG is encoded by the coding sequence ATGTTTGCAAGGGATATTGGAATTGACCTTGGTACGGCAAACGTACTGATTCATGTAAAAGGAAAAGGAATTGTTTTAGATGAGCCATCCGTTGTAGCGCTTGATAAGAACAGCGGCAAAGTATTGGCTGTTGGAGAAGAAGCAAGACGGATGGTTGGACGTACACCAGGGAATATTGTTGCCATTAGGCCTTTAAAAGATGGTGTAATTGCTGATTTTGAAGTAACTGAGGCCATGCTTAAATACTTCATTAACAAATTGAATGTAAAAGGCCTTTTTTCAAAACCACGCATGCTTATTTGCTGTCCGACGAACATAACCAGTGTCGAGCAGAAAGCGATTAAGGAAGCAGCCGAAAAAAGCGGCGGAAAACAAGTATATCTTGAGGAAGAGCCTAAAGTGGCCGCGATTGGCGCAGGAATGGATATCTTCCAGCCAACCGGAAACATGGTTGTTGATATCGGAGGCGGGACGACGGATATCGCTGTCATCTCAATGGGGGATATTGTCACCGCCTCTTCAATAAAAATGGCCGGCGATAAATTTGATCTGGAAATATTAAACTATATCAAGAAAGAGTACAAGCTCTTAATTGGCGAACGTACCGCTGAAGATATTAAAATGAAGGTGGCAACAGTATTCCCTGATGCACGTAACGAAGAAATTTCCATTCGGGGCCGGGATATGGTATCAGGATTGCCAAGAACAATTTCAGTAACGAGCAAAGAAGTTGAAGGTGCTCTTCGTGAATCCGTTTCAGTGATCGTACAAGCTGCCAAATCGGTGCTTGAAAGAACCCCTCCTGAGCTCTCGGCTGATATTATTGACAGAGGAGTCATTATTACCGGCGGCGGAGCCCTGTTAAACGGACTCGACCAATTGCTTGCCGAAGAGTTGAAGGTACCTGTTCTGGTAGCAGAAAATCCAATGCACTGCGTTGCGATAGGAACAGGTGTCATGCTCGACAATATGGACAGGCTTCCAAAGAGAAAGCTCGGTTAA
- a CDS encoding MFS transporter, whose protein sequence is MKQPSSEPIWTKDFILVVLVNLLIFTVFYSYITVLPVYVLDGMDGTESQAGFVTSVFLLAAIILRPLSGMIIDRFGQKRIAIISVTLFTFSAFLYVFIDNFYMLLALRFFQGIWFSIITTVTGAIAANIIPKNRRGEGLGYFVMSMNLAVVIGPFIGLNLIGKVSFSNLFLLFSIFALVSIFCCLPLKVKEVKGSTSFAFTLSNMFEKKVLPIAIVGLSISFWYSSVISFISVYAHSLNLMDASGYFFLCFAATMIISRPFTGRLFDRVGPGIVIYPSILLFSIGLLMLAFTSSSVMLLLSGAVIGLGYGTLLPCMQTIAIQSSPANRSGYAIATFFTFFDTGIATGSYILGILVTFSGFSNLYLLASIFALISLYLYPWSRRKSKSGANNPASAIH, encoded by the coding sequence ATGAAACAACCATCATCAGAACCCATTTGGACGAAAGATTTTATATTAGTCGTATTGGTAAATCTTTTGATATTTACCGTTTTTTATTCTTACATTACTGTGCTTCCTGTCTATGTACTCGATGGGATGGACGGAACAGAATCACAGGCTGGGTTTGTGACTAGCGTATTTTTGCTTGCCGCTATCATTTTGCGGCCGCTTTCAGGCATGATTATCGACCGGTTCGGACAGAAAAGAATAGCTATTATTTCAGTCACCTTATTCACTTTTTCAGCTTTTTTGTATGTATTTATTGATAATTTCTATATGCTGCTTGCTCTTCGATTTTTTCAAGGAATTTGGTTTAGCATTATTACAACGGTAACCGGAGCTATTGCAGCGAACATTATCCCTAAAAATCGCAGGGGTGAAGGTCTCGGTTACTTTGTCATGTCCATGAACCTTGCTGTTGTCATTGGACCGTTTATCGGATTGAACTTAATTGGCAAAGTAAGCTTTTCAAATTTGTTTTTACTTTTTTCGATCTTTGCTTTGGTCAGCATTTTTTGCTGTCTCCCGTTGAAAGTTAAGGAAGTAAAAGGATCAACTTCATTCGCATTTACACTTTCAAATATGTTTGAAAAAAAGGTGCTTCCGATCGCTATTGTAGGATTGTCCATATCCTTTTGGTATTCGTCTGTTATTTCATTCATATCCGTTTATGCACATTCACTTAATTTAATGGACGCAAGCGGCTATTTCTTTTTATGCTTTGCAGCGACAATGATTATCTCTCGGCCGTTTACAGGAAGATTGTTTGACAGGGTCGGCCCTGGAATTGTTATCTATCCTTCCATTCTATTGTTTTCGATTGGTTTATTGATGCTGGCTTTTACTTCATCCAGCGTAATGCTTTTATTATCTGGAGCGGTTATCGGCCTTGGATACGGCACCCTCCTTCCATGCATGCAAACAATTGCGATCCAGTCATCGCCTGCAAACCGAAGCGGCTATGCAATTGCGACCTTTTTCACCTTTTTTGATACAGGCATTGCCACTGGTTCGTACATTCTTGGCATCCTGGTAACGTTTAGCGGTTTTTCCAATTTATATTTGCTTGCTTCAATTTTCGCGCTTATTTCACTTTATCTTTATCCGTGGAGCAGAAGAAAATCGAAAAGCGGTGCAAACAACCCCGCATCCGCTATTCATTAA
- a CDS encoding MarR family winged helix-turn-helix transcriptional regulator codes for MESINRKLFHMFNQAARSISKKTNEQLEEYGLYGSQWTILYCLHKFGPMTQKEIWTYLHVEAPTVTRTIKRLEENGWIYRTLGNDKREKVVALTEEAVNKYHDIQLKLKEFEDHTLSCFSEQEKEQMYQFILKFTKQGSEMNTK; via the coding sequence ATGGAGAGTATCAACCGAAAGCTCTTTCACATGTTTAATCAGGCTGCAAGATCCATTTCTAAAAAAACAAATGAACAGCTTGAGGAGTATGGACTTTACGGATCCCAATGGACGATCCTTTATTGTCTGCATAAATTCGGCCCCATGACACAGAAGGAGATTTGGACATACCTTCATGTCGAGGCGCCTACTGTTACTCGAACCATAAAGCGTTTAGAAGAAAACGGCTGGATATATCGAACGCTCGGTAATGATAAAAGAGAGAAGGTTGTGGCGTTAACTGAAGAAGCAGTAAATAAATACCATGATATTCAACTTAAACTGAAGGAATTTGAAGATCACACACTATCTTGCTTTAGCGAACAGGAAAAAGAACAAATGTATCAGTTTATCCTTAAATTTACTAAGCAAGGCTCGGAGATGAATACGAAATGA